CAAGGTAGAGTCTTTACCCCAGTTCCACAAAGGAAGCTTTCAGGCTATCAAGAGGAGCATGGGACAGTGACAGCATGGTCATCACATCTTCTAAGAATCCAACCAACAGCTTGCGGTCTTCCTcctgaaagcaaagagaataaTGTTGAATGTTTaagaagcagagctgtggctgtgatGACCTACAGCTGCAAAAGAGACAACCTGTAAATGAGAATAAACTAGATTTAGCCTCTAACACACTTATtatgtactttaaaaatgtgGTTTAACAACAAGAAGCCTTCAAAGCCAACACAAGAAGGgactgtatttctgtatttcatcaACTAAGCACATACTTGTGCATCAATTACTAAATTGCTTTACTAAAGAAACACTTAAGAGGAGTACTTAAGCACCTTCATGGCTGCTCACAGACCACTAAACATTTgcaataatgaaatatttcatattccTGTAAGCTACGTATATGCCAGTTCATAATTGTAGGAGCACTAAGCAGTATTATTTATAGAGTGTTTATTTTAGTACTAGGTAGCATTAAAATTTTAAGATTCCACCTATGCCTAGAATGGCAATTTACATGCTTATCTGTTACACTTAATTTTGTAAACTTACATTTGCAGCAGTCACTGTTAAATGGCCAAGTATACATTCATGGAATAACAGCAGAGGTAGATGGCAGTTGTTTATGTTAGCAGTGGTGAAGATGccaaatgctgttttaaaatgtactgaACTCTGATTTAAACACTGATGACTATCATCTAAATGTAGCAGACAACCTCGCTAGAAAACCTTAGTGTTTACAGCTACCCACTTATTACCTTCAAAGCACAAAAGGAAAGCAAGTTTTCAAAGAAAGCAGCCACGGCTTCTTTGTGGAATAAATTATACATATTATTATACatctaacaaaaaaatagaaaaacaaacctACCTGAATATAGCATGTAAGAACCCCTGTTGCATAGATAGGAACTGTTGCTTTTGTTAGCACTCCGTTACCTGCTGTGGAATCTAATGAAACATAATGAAGAAGTAAGGTTTTacatatgcatatgtatatacatgTGTGTGCAACATATAGTTTTGTATACACGGGGTAGACTTCTCAGACTTTTTATAGATGCACAAAGAATGTGTGCAGTTATATAAGCACAGATACACACACGTGCTAAAATAAAGCTCAAGTGGTATTTGGATTTGAGATTGTTTGTACTTCACACACAAGTTCTGAGTGTTGCATTCAGATGAAGATCTGATTTTTAGCATTTCAGAGCAATGACAAATTTCAGAACTGCAGtctgaaaatgttatttgaacAAGAAATTGACAGTTTTTTCCAGTTGTGGTTAACATAAACTTTTATACATTTACAGAACTAAAAAGCTACTTACCTATGTTTTCTTCAGAGAGTCTTAAGATTTCCTGGAACTGAGGTTTTACCTATAGATAGGATGATGAATGCCACGTAAGAAAACCTGTTATCAGTATCAAGTAACcgaggaaaaaattaagaataacagggggggggggggaaaaccaaacaacaaatcCACAACAGAGAAAGGATATTTTGaagatacagaaagaaaaaacacctttaaaGAGCTTTTACACAAATTTAAAGTATGACACAAGAGCATAAACATCTCTACTGAGGACCATACTGAAGTAGTAGTACTTAGCACTCCTGACACCAGAAGTTGAAGTCTCTTGGCAACACACTTAGTCAGGCTTTAGGGTTATATGGTTTTACTAAGTAAAACGTTTTTTacatgtaaaaaacaaaaaagttttttgttttatatctTTGCTGTACATTAAGTGCATATAGCTGTGATAATCAGTACTAGAAGAATTTGTAGAAGCAAGAGTTCTAAAGATAACATACAGAAAGGCCTCTCAAAAACCAAAGTCTGGTTTTATTCTCCTCTCTGAAGGCAGCACATAATGCTAATCctattttgtaattttatctTCAGATATTCCTTGTGTTTTATTATATACCTCTTAAGTACTTTGAATTATATTCAGAAGGTTTGAATTGAGAAGGATCTCTCACACTCTCTGTCCCattcacaaagaaaatataaatagaatttaaagaaaaaactcctTTCTTGAATGAAGATGACATGCAAATATAAATGGTCATATAAAGTGCAGTAATTCAGGTACAATGTAAATATAAAGAATATGTATTACCAAAGTACTCTTTTTTGGTGAATACTTCAGGTAAAATCTTACCTTAGTGTTCGTAAAAATTTTCCCAAATGTCCTACAAAGTCTCCAGAAAAATCTAGAAAACTCATGGACACAGGCAGTTGATGCTACATTGATCTTGCCAACTACATCTATTAGCTGTGGTagcctaaaaataaataaataaataaatcaggaaaCAAAAGGACATTAAAGAATATGccaatattttgtttctcttcagttatttttgtaGAGTTTTATTGTTAAtatgaataaatatatatgacACAGACAACACTATTACTTTTAATAAGATTATCTGTATGTTCTCTATGAGCCTTGAAGAAAGCAAAGGTGTAACTGTCAGAAAGGACTGACCTACATTTTCAAACACCTGTTGCTGCAGAAGAGTCTATTTCATGAGATATTCAGAATACAAGAATCTTCAACATGGAGTTGACTATACTATTGCAACCatgaaggaaacatttttctaaagaatgtttctaaaaaatgttttctatccTGATAGATAACGGCTACTTTCTGACTAATTAAAGTAAATTCAGTGTGGCAAGTAAAGTgcatctcttcctttttaataaCTCTTAAACACAATCATACTTAAAATTGTCAAAGCTTAATAATTATTAAGTATAACCACACCTAAGAACTACTAATTTTAATACTTCTGACATTAGGAACCATAAGATACAAATTAACTCACAGTTGGTTGACTACCCATAGCAGTGTCTCCCAGCCTGTGGTACCCTCGTGTTCTAGCTGATAATCATACAGCTGCAACAACACTGCTAATTGTTCACGACTCCCGATGATGATGGCCACATCCTGAAGAGGTGACACGGGTCGGGGGAATCTGGTGACTGTCACAGCAGAGAACAAGCAATCATGAGAAGAACATGAAAATACCTTGGAGGTGATGCCAGTAAAGATAGTTAACAAAGTCTGAAACTCTTTGTGTAAGGTTatcaaactgatttttaaatgcatctcTGAAGAGATTACATAATCCTCAGTGAAGACAAAATGCTGGTACAGGGAGATTatggaattattattattatattattattatcgCCAGGACATATTCCCCAAGGGCAAATCTTGCCTGACCAACCTAGTGGCCTTTCTATGATAGACTGACTGCATCAGTGAACAAGGGAAGTGCTATAGATGCCATCTAGCTGGTTTTTGACATGGTCCTTCTTTCTGAATGAGTGAACTAtggacttgatggtcttctTGGTGaataaggaactggctggatggtcacatcTGGAGAGTAGTGGTCAACAATTCCATGTCCAGAAGGAGACAGGTGAtgagtggtgtccctcaggtGTCTGTGTTGGGGTCAGCACcctcagcaggtttgcagatgacagTAAGATGAGCGGTGTGGCTGACACCTGAGGGACAGAATGCCATCCAGAGAGATCTGGAcaagcttgagaagtgggcccatgtgaacctcatgaggttcaacaaggccaagtgcaaggtcctgaaCCTGGTCAGGAGAACTCCCGGTATCAATACAGGCTGGGTGATGAAGGGAtgaggagcagccctgaggagaatgACTGAATACTGGTGAAggaaaagctcaacatgagcaggtcaagagaggtgattctgtccctgtattctgctctcgtgagaccccatttggaatactgtgtccaggtCTGAAGCTCTCAGGACAAAGAAGAGCTCTGTCCTCTGCTGGTGGAGAGAGACCAGAGGAAGGCcctgaagatgatcagagggatggaacacCTCTTGTGtagaggacaggctgagagttgggctAGTGTAACCTGGAAAAGGCTTCTAGGGAGACCTTACTGCAGCCTTTTGGTACTTCAAATGGGCTTACAGAAAGATGGGACAGAAATTTTAGCATGCCTGTTGGGATAGGTCCCTCATGagagggaatggtttcaaactgaaagggtagatttagactggatattaggaaggaattctttagtgtgagggtggtgagacactagcacaggttgcccagggaagctgtagatgcctcatccctggaagtgttcagggacaggttggatggggcttcgAACGAGCTCTGTCTAGTGtgaggtgcccctgcccatggcaaaggggttggaactagatgatctttagggtcacttccaaccctaaccattctatgattccaaaGAGCTTCATGCAGATTTACAGTAGACTTACTCGCAGGCAAGGTTTTCTGAATTGTATTGCTAAAGCTTAATTATTTAACTTCTCCAACCTTTACATAAAAAGCTCCCTCCTCAGACTCCTTAAATATTTGAACTATCAGAAGAGAAGAATTTACATGTAAAAAGCAAGATCTCAGAAAAATTCTAGACCATCAAAGTACCTGGGGATTGAAAATCTACTACAAAGGCattgttttcattattcttaattcatttaaagcacatttaaaattcttcagCAATAAATTTAAGCTGTACCAATTTCATCTTTCCTACTGCAAAATTCAACAAAGCAAGCTTGTAGTTGCTGCAATGTTAATGGATTAGTGGAAAAGTACATGATAGGTTTTTCATCTACTTTAATGCAGGAGCAAACTGTCAAACTAGGCTAAAGGCTTTAAgttttttaattccttgttaAAGTATTAGCCTTATTTAAGCAGTGGCCACTGAGGGTAAAAGTGCTCATCTTCAAAGGACTCAAGTCAGATGAACAAGTTTTATCAGAGCATGTTTAACATTTTCACATTAGTATTGTGCAATCGTACCGCTGGCTACCTTCCAAATTCATCTTTCTTTGCATCTTCTCACACAGCACTATTATCACCATGTAGCAGGTATTACCAATAAtatctttattatttatctttatttataACATCATCATCTTGAGCTATTATTGGCTATTAAAGGAATCCATTCTTCAGAAACCTTTAGGAATTCTAAACTGagaattgctttgctttctcaaaAGTTACTTTCAAGCAGTAAAGAGAAACAATGAGAGATGAAATAAACTTTTTTGATGATAATGAGGTCTCTCAAGTGTAGAAATGGATGGGGAAAAGGAAGCATTATTTAAGGATTTGTCAGGAGaaatgaatatgaaaaaaacccaaaccatttaaGAGTTAAATCAGAAAGtaaaatcatttttttccccacaacaTTTATGCTGTGTATTAGGACAACAAAGTATTTCCTTGCGAGACCAACTGGATTACATATAACTTTGTCACTGGGCACAAAGAAGCCATTTTGCCTGTAACACTGGCaagtaaataaaagaaaaaaaagatagcaTTTAGTTTCCCTTATTCTGCTGCTAATCACTACTTCATAAATATTCATGATTGAGATATTTCTTCTTCATCAATAATCTGACACTTGTAATTAGGTACATATCTGATAAGCCTTCGTGTCAGACTGATTTCTTTTGTAGGAAtgaagtgggaagaaagaaggtaGAAAGATGTTttcccagaaagggaaaaacagagcaaataaaATTTGACAAGTCAAGACAAATCTTCCTATGCTGGAATCTgctattaaaaacaacaacaaaaaaattctgtcaatTCAGCaacattaaagaaagaaaattcaaataatGACATAGGTTCCCTGGATTTCTTTCTCTAGACTTGCTATATATGAAAATACAGGATACAGAACAGgtggattaaaaataaaggtttgGGGACATAAACTTCAATCATTATTGTACAGATAGCATATAAAAAACTAAAGCTTATTCATTGATTCTGCAGCTTATGCTTATGAAGTAACctcaaaatacaaacaaatcCCAAGTAAAAGTGGactttttcctgaaattcttCCTTTGCAGTTAACAATGATTTGAAATTTCTGACCAAATTATACTTAAGTTTATAAAAGTTCCACATTTACCTTCTATTTGTGGTACTTCTCCCTGAAGTTTAGCTTTGCTCGTGAAAGGTGCATTCTGTAGCACCAGTGCAAACAGTGAAGGGATCAATGACTGCAGAGCAGACAGATACATGTGGAGCTTATGTTCATCCAAGCCATGTTCTCCTTCCTGAAACAAACAggacatttaattaaaatttttggTTTGGATGTTATGTTGCTGAGGAATGTATTCCCTAGTGAGACATCAACACATCTGCAATGAAATTCTACACAAAGCCACTaactataaaataatttatcttaaCCACAAGCTTACCTTGTGTCACCATCACTATTCCGTTGTCACACTTAAGTCACTACTCAAAACGTTAAAGCAATATAGCCTTTGGCATCTAGTAGTTCATGTTAATGAACTTACTGATATTCAGAAGGAACATTTTTTCAGCACATTTTGGAAATGTGAATCCCTGGTCTCAAGAGACCAATGCATCTAAAAACTGAATAAACTAGTTGCTTGTACTCTGAAAATACGTGCCTTTGTGAAGTGTGTTAGATTGTTCTTCCAGCCCTTTCTAGACACCTAGCAAATCAAGTTGCAAAGAACCTAACTCATTCAattctattttttgttgttgtttaataaatatttcactttattAAAAACTACACTGTGACACTCAAATTGTTTATAAAGTATAGGGCAAATACATTCAGATTAACATGTAACATCTAGTCACAGTCCCAAGTGAGCATTTTCTGAACTGCACTTTAATTATTGGGCTATAAAGCAAAACACTGTTAAAGAGAAGtatggtttttttgggttttgttgttggtttgtttctttcccttcttcaaaAGGATGTTACAAAATCACAAAAATCTCCAGAAAATTTCCCCCCCATAGAATATTActtatatttttgtaatttttaaaaatatataaaaataaaatacaaatgtacaaataaaattttccaaTATAGAAACAGCTGAACACATACCCTGAgcaatttttcaattttattaagcaGTGTAGGTATAAGATGGAACTGTAAATTTCCCAGTTCTGTTGTCCAGGCAGCATAAGCAGGTAAAAATACCTGATGTGTTGCACTAACTACACGTTCTGAAGGGTCTCCcaaagctgaaagcagcagttcaaAACCCTGGCAGAAGACAGTAAagaatgtaattattttcctaaaattcACGTTTAAGTTTCCCCACAGAAAACATGCAGACTAGAAAAAGATTATAATCTATCTTTAAAACTTTACATAACAAATATAAAACAAGGTAGTACACGGTGCAATTCAACAGATATTCCCACATCTACAAAGTTAAAATATGTGCTTGAATGATCCTGGTAGTATTTCTCTACAGTCAAGTTATCAGAATCAATACAAACACATTCTACCATTCTTCCTTCAAAGCATCAAAGACAGGATTAGAAGTTTTTAATTTCCACTTACCTGAAACATTATCAGGCAAAAGTAAGTTCAACTGCAAGTAGGCTTTCTTATAGTAGACAGATTTCTTTTAGCAAGCTGTGATATGAAACTGGCTAATATTACCAGGTGGGCAGCAATGAAGTGTTATGTACTTGAAGGCAAAATGAATTATTAGAAAAGCTTCTGTATGGGGCTTATACCTAACGTTCTAATGATACTTTtaagcatttgttttctttttggacttggtgataaaataaaaccaagtcaCATAAACCACCAAATTTCTACAAATATCTGAAAAGATATAGTAAAAATGCATCGAATTATGCATCGCCCATTCACGAAATAACATTTTATAGATACAGAATCTAAACTAAATTTTACCTGTTGATATTTGTCTGGGTCATCAATATATCCCATAATTATGCCAAGGCTTTTGATCACAGCTTCTCGTACCAAATCTGCCTTATCTTCCATTAGCATTTGCTGCAGCATGGAAAGTACTAATGAACTACgaatttccttctgtttgaaaacaaggaaaatacttgttaaaatcaaatgaaacaagaaacaCAGGTTTATATCaacttttagaaataatttgcCCTTCTACTAGTGCTCACAAAATTCCTTCCTCCAACCACAGATCTCTACAAATATTACACATGTAGTTTCCACAATTAAAAGATGaagatgaattaaaataaaatgccagcAGCCTCATTAGATTGCCTTTTGTTCTACTAAGCACAGAGCTCAAGTCCTTTATTTCATATGGAAACAAAAAGTAACAGCAAAAAACACTATACAGAATCTTTAATTACTGCActgctaaactgaagaagtggGCTTTAATTTGggttacttttttctttctctttagcTTCAAAATCCTAGTTTGCTAATGACTTAATTTTGCTGGTTCTTCTGACTAGCAGCACTCTTCACGTAACACTCCAGTGTCTGATGAACTTTATTATGGGGTGCCAATTCTTTTTTTGGAGATTATTTCCTTTAATTGGTCCTAACCTAACCTAAACCTTcatttttactgaaacaaaGACTGAAACACACTGTTTTTAGAGACATTTTATAGCTTAATAGAAAGGAATACAGTTCAACCGAGCTAGCTCCTTCTTAATGGCATTAACTGAATCTTACACACGTGATATAAAGTAGAAGACAACATCACTGTCTCTGCATAACATACacacttgaaaatattttaaattaaagggGATCTTTACATTATGCAACAGATTTTCACCTCGCTTTCACTAGCAAAGTATTCAGAGTCAGCAGTAACACTTACTGGAAGGTAAGGTGCTAGAGCTCCACAGGATTCTGCTACCAGTAGCCGTCTCTCTGGGTATTTGTGGTTGATCtggtaaagaaaaagagaatggcTATTTGCTTTGCAGTAACCAGTATTCAAATTGTGGTTAGAATGAACTGCAACAGAGGGATATGTCTGCACCTCTTAGATAAACACTGTGCCCATAGATGTTGCATATGGGTACTAAGCAGCCTCCAGTTCTTGCACTGAGGCATAAAGGCAAGGCAGATACAGCCTTTACTGGTTGCCCTATAAAACACAGCTTATTGTAAGAGAAGAATTGGAGAAGTATGTATGTATATGCAGTGAAAAGAGTGGAAAGCAGCCTATGTATGGGCTGCTGTATTCTAAAGAATATGAGTAACTTCTGAGCTGGCATGTCAAGAAATACTGTCTTATGTAAGCCCTTCAGGAACTCAGTTCTTCTCAGAGCTACACAAGTGCCCTCTAGTGCTCTGAGCCAACTCGtgtagcagagctgctggggtcTTGCTGAGCAATTAGGGTCAAAAGAAGACAGATGTACTAAGCCAACAAGTGCTTGCATACTACTTAAGTTCTGCTCTCAAGTCCAGCATAAACACATCACACCTCTAAAATATGACTGAAAACAACTCCTATTCCCAAGAGTCTCTTGATCCTGTGCTACGTCCCCTTCCACTCAAAGGTCATTCAAAATTCTGCCTGATAAATTTATTGACACTTCAGAACCAGGTTTACCTCCTTTAATAGCCAGTGTAATAGTTGTACAATGACCTGACCACTGATGTAGTATTAATGCCTTCAAGTTCACCACTGTCCTGATCTGAAATCACCAAGAACTCTCTCAACAATGAAGCATGGAAAAGATAATTTGAAAGAGACTCCAATGAACAAATCATGAGCCTCAGGACTAAACTGAAGTCTCAAGCATGGAAGAATGTTTCTTGAGTGTGTCCATCACCAGTAAGGCATGTGTAACAGTTTCTGGAAGTTTGGAGATGTCACATACGAGAAACATTATGGGCTTGCTACAGGCTGCTTTAGTATCCATCGTAATATTCACTGATGTATAGGATACTTTTATACTTACCATATATATCAACTAATGTGCCATCTTTCCATATGCAAATTCCTTACTGGTTACAGAGATCATTTTGCCTCCTGTGGCCCTGCCTACccaaggaaaacagcaaatacTAGTTTTCAACTGATTTAGGTGGACTGTCAAAGCAATATAAGTATCACCTCTGATATTACAAAGGCATATTGGcacactggagaaaaaagaCTCAAATTTCTGGAAGGTTCGTGCTCAGGGAAGATTATTAGTCCTTGGATCTGTAAACAtaactgcaaaatatttattatgatttgttttccttttgtctttaaTAAGCAGCAGCACAATTTTGGAAGCCAATTACCTGGTTACTAAGTCTGAGGGAACTTCTAGCAATCACAGAGCTTTGATCTAAAATCAGATGAGCCAGCTACCAAATTCTACCTCTGGAAACCAGGTAGAAAGATCACAACTACTAGTTTGATAGCTCAGAGCTCCAGAATGTGTGGATTAAAATGCTGAATCTTCTGAGAGCCCAGTCCTTTGCATCTGTAAATAGATTTTGGTTGGAGACCAACTGCGTGAATGCTTTCATGACTAACACATCTACttagaaaaggtaaaaattatGGGTAATTTTGAGTTCCTTTGACCAACTCGATCTTGTGACAATGAGATTCAGACAGTATTTTGATGGATAAAAGAATGACCTGGTTTCAGTACAGTAATCAAAGTCTGGCAAACTGCATTAAATACATGCATGATGACATATGGGTTGGCAGCCTGATAGGCTGTAATGTTACTGTTGGactggtttttcttttgcaccAGCAATTAGCAAGAAGctagtatgaaaaaaatgtgctgttcTTGAGgagttttttaaatactttcaatTTCATGAGGACTAAGGAAACAACATGTGCTTTATTTTGTGTTCAACTATACTGCTACCAGTCTACAAGTCCTTCATTTAATCAATagatatacatatacatataagCACAAAAGTTGAACATAAGTGCTTCTACTGTCAGAAAGCACTGAGACTATTAAAGCTTAGACATTAGTGTGAAACACAGATGGTTATGTAAGAAACAGTAGACATTTATCAGACCAGCAAGACTGTGCCATTAAAGCAAGCATTACCACTCTGTCACAGCTTAGTTATTCACTTTTAGGCAACAATgaatttcctcttttcctaCCATAATGGAAAAGAACATACAATTTCaagtaaacacatttttctgtatctgtgCCTCAGACAAAACAGTAAGAGCATTTTAACCTGGACTTTCAGttatttctgttaatttataATAGCTGTGGAAAAGGTCACTGTGATTCTAGATGCTACATTTAAACTTCAGACTGATTTTACAGGTGTAAAACATTGCTTGTCTACAGGGCACTTATTTGTGACTGCTTTgatctttaattttctgtttaagaATTTCAACTAGCTAAAGAATGGATGCTGCTCCAGGGATATAAAAATCAGTGAATGAAATCTTTGAATGAAAATGGATTTTCAACTGTTTGAAAATTACAGTACAAATTACAAAGGCACCTACCTGGCAATAGCTTAGGCAACACTGAAAATGAACAGCATATCTACAATTCAATACAATCACATGCATGTGATATGCCATTAATTACAATCTTCAGATTAGAATCTTCAGATTCTAATTTGTCTTTGACAACTTTCCTGCTTCTGAGTTGTTTTGAATGTTATATAAAACTATAAATAATGAGAACAAAGAACATCCACatatctttctgaaaaatactttgagCTGCCAttcataaaaaccaaaaaaattttctcatcaaacaaataaaacttgaCATCTGTGAATTTTTAACTAATTTTCCAGGGTAAAGCACAAAATAATCAGTTACCTGTTCCCAGCACTGTGGTAAAAGCTCAGCTTCCACACGTGTTGGTCCGACGTGTCGGGCAAATGCCACACACCCAGTCAGTATCATCTGTCTGAAAACATAATTtgaagttttaatttgtttataaaGTAATATTCTATAATGTATACAACTTATACTTTAAGCTACAAAAAGCAGATGCTGCCAGGCAACAGGCAATTGTATATAGCCAAAATTTTACACCACACACTGAATTAATATATGAATCTTAAATGGAAAGCCATTACTGTCCCCACTCCTTGCAGAAGGGGCTGGATTAGATGAATGCtaaaggtcccatccaacccaaactattctacgATTTTATCTAGTTTTCTACTTAATACACCTTTTCTAGAAATTTTGTAGACATTGAGATGCaattaaaatttcagttaaATTTTACTTAAACTGtcatttgcaatattttaacttttatttaacAAGTGTTTACCTTGCTGATATTTTTACTTTAACTTTTTCTCCTGTTAATAGGACTGCAACGATACCAGGTCTGCATGCAATCAACcagttatttaattttagtgcttaaatcaaaattaaaataactagTCTCAAATGATAATTCATGGACATGAAACATTTTATAACCTCTACAGTAAGATTAGGACACCACAAGGAATTTGTTTGCTATTGCTTTGTGGAAGATAAAACAGAATTAGTATACTACCATTTTAGTGTCATGCCTAAACTCCTGAGTACTTAATGCAGGCAGTATGCCCTTAAGGTTGAAAGGCAGAGATTCtgctggttatttttttaaaaaatgatacatatatatctatatatatatatatatataaattatacaaAGAAAGACTCATTCactttcagaatattttcaaagagaGATAGGAAAAAGTTtattcaaaagattttttacCTCAACCTTCTTTAGGCCAAAAATATGAACAAGCTCTTTGGCATTGTATTGTGAGGTTTTCTcgttttgtttgggtttttagtttgttagtttgttttccctctctACCATATCCAGAACTAGATGTGATCAAGGTAAAAACATTGAGGGAAAGTAAAAATGCAATTACTAGTGATGACAATATGGAGACAATGGCCTGTGGAAATTCTGAGTTctacaacaaagaaaacagatccTCAAATGCCTGTCTTTGGTT
This DNA window, taken from Calypte anna isolate BGI_N300 chromosome 2, bCalAnn1_v1.p, whole genome shotgun sequence, encodes the following:
- the RELCH gene encoding RAB11-binding protein RELCH isoform X3 gives rise to the protein MILTGCVAFARHVGPTRVEAELLPQCWEQINHKYPERRLLVAESCGALAPYLPKEIRSSLVLSMLQQMLMEDKADLVREAVIKSLGIIMGYIDDPDKYQQGFELLLSALGDPSERVVSATHQVFLPAYAAWTTELGNLQFHLIPTLLNKIEKLLREGEHGLDEHKLHMYLSALQSLIPSLFALVLQNAPFTSKAKLQGEVPQIEVTRFPRPVSPLQDVAIIIGSREQLAVLLQLYDYQLEHEGTTGWETLLWVVNQLLPQLIDVVGKINVASTACVHEFSRFFWRLCRTFGKIFTNTKVKPQFQEILRLSEENIDSTAGNGVLTKATVPIYATGVLTCYIQEEDRKLLVGFLEDVMTMLSLSHAPLDSLKASFVELGANPAYHELLLTVLWYGVVHTSALVRCTAARMFELLVKGVHETLVAQRVVPALITLSSDPEISVRIATIPAFGTIMETVTQRELLERVKMQLASFLEDPQYQDQHSLHTEIIKTFGRVGPNAEPRFRDEFVIPHLHKLALVNNQQSVDSKRLDIATHLFESYSALSCCFISEDLMVNHFLPGLKCLRTDMEHLSPEHEVILSSMIKECEQKVDNKTVQEPQGSMSIAASLVSEDTKTKFLNKMGQLTTSGAMLANVFQRKK